One Rhizoctonia solani chromosome 2, complete sequence DNA segment encodes these proteins:
- a CDS encoding tigger transposable element-derived protein 6 → MDDLDENLRKGARTPDGAIACEHEAEGHERGSDHRLASMRALALDASLKDPVARPRPLSVAVSVQDKTKQSNPTLNDKLRIIDYYREHEGLPGVTQASEVQHFRIEYLTLSQSTLSSYLSREKEIREYIDKNPNRLTYKKPTRVALSQIELALTE, encoded by the exons ATGGATGATTTAGATGAGAACCTTAGGAAAGGAGCCCGAACTCCCGATGGTGCCATCGCTTGTGAACACGAGGCCGAGGGT CACGAACGTGGGTCAGATCATCGCCTAGCCTCTATGCGCGCACTCGCATTGGATGCCTCCTTGAAGGATCCTGTCGC GCGTCCCCGACCGCTTTCTGTCGCCGTCTCTGTGCAAGATAAAACCAAGCAGTCAAACCCCACGCTTAATGACAAACTACGCATTATAGATTACTACCGAGAGCATGAAGGCCTTCCTGGAGTTACTCAAGCCTCGGAAGTTCAACATTTCCGTATCGAATACCTTACTCTTAGCCAATCGACGCTCTCAAGTTACCTCTCTCGCGAGAAGGAGATTCGAGAATACATTGACAAGAACCCGAATCGACTAACATACAAGAAGCCTACTCGGGTTGCCCTCTCGCAAATCGAACTCGCGTTGACTGAGTGA